The Humulus lupulus chromosome 3, drHumLupu1.1, whole genome shotgun sequence genome window below encodes:
- the LOC133822306 gene encoding serine/threonine protein phosphatase 2A 57 kDa regulatory subunit B' theta isoform-like — MRMLKHILTKLHRKTKSDEKREHGGTNATYVSSTTSRSIDLDTNKSRSSVISFPGGNNYASSEVGQNHGNKNGRVAVSSSIESLPALRDVPTIERESLLIKKLNLCCVVYDFTDPTKHLKEKEIKHHTLLELVDYLTSANVNFSGTVMQEGVKMVSTNLFRIFPPQLRESKVAEGFDLEDDEPSMDPAWSHLQFVYEFFVRFVAPSDIDAKQAKKYVDHSFILHLLELFDSEDPREREYLKTILHRIYGKFMVHRPFIRKAINNIFYRFIFETEKHNGITELLEVLGSIINGFALPLKEEHKLFLFRALIPLHKPKCFALYNQQLSYCLAQFVEKDCKLADAVIRGILKCWPITNSSKEVMFLGELEEVLELTRSPEFQRCMIPLFRQIARCLNSSHFQVAERALFLCNSDHIENLIKQNHNVILPIIFPALENNARNHWNQAVHSSTLNVRKIFHDLDPKLFKECLLKFQEDKSKEHEIKARHEATWQRLEELAVKNFTSNEVVLVSREASHAAASF, encoded by the exons atgAGGATGTTAAAACATATTCTCACTAAGCTTCATCGGAAGACTAAGAGCGACGAAAAACGAGAACATGGTGGAACCAATGCTACTTATGTTTCTTCTACCACTTCAAGAAGCATTGATTTAGACACTAACAAGTCTAGAAGTTCAGTTATATCTTTCCCTGGTGGTAACAATTATGCCTCTTCAGAAGTGGGACAAAATCATGGTAACAAAAATGGTAGAGTTGCAGTGTCTTCTTCTATTGAATCATTACCTGCATTAAGGGATGTTCCAACCATTGAGAGGGAAAGCTTACTGATAAAGAAGTTGAATTTGTGTTGTGTTGTATATGATTTCACTGACCCAACCAAGCACCTCAAAGAGAAAGAGATCAAACATCATACATTGTTGGAGCTAGTGGATTACTTGACTTCTGCAAATGTTAACTTTTCTGGAACTGTTATGCAAGAGGGTGTTAAAATGGTATCCACAAATTTATTTAGAATCTTTCCTCCACAACTGCGCGAGAGCAAAGTTGCAGAAGGCTTTGATTTGGAAGATGATGAACCTTCCATGGATCCAGCATGGTCTCACTTGCAATTTGTGTATGAGTTTTTTGTAAGGTTTGTTGCACCATCTGATATTGATGCAAAACAAGCTAAAAAATATGTTGATCACTCTTTTATTCTCCACTTGCTTGAGCTTTTCGACTCTGAAGATCCTAGAGAAAGGGAGTATCTGAAAACCATTCTTCACCGAATTTATGGTAAGTTTATGGTGCATCGTCCATTCATCAGGAAAGCCATCAACAACATTTTTTATCGCTTCATTTTTGAGACAGAGAAGCATAATGGTATTACTGAACTTTTAGAAGTTTTGGGCAGTATTATAAATGGTTTTGCTCTACCATTGAAAGAAGAACACAAGTTGTTTCTTTTCCGGGCCCTTATTCCTTTGCACAAACCAAAATGCTTTGCACTGTACAACCAACAATTATCTTACTGCCTCGCACAATTTGTGGAAAAGGATTGCAAGCTTGCTGATGCAGTCATAAGGGGCATTTTGAAGTGCTGGCCAATCACCAATAGTTCCAAGGAAGTGATGTTCTTAGGTGAATTGGAGGAAGTTTTAGAATTAACCCGGTCGCCCGAATTCCAGCGTTGCATGATCCCCTTGTTTCGCCAGATTGCTCGCTGTTTAAACAGTTCTCACTTTCAG GTTGCAGAGAGAGCATTGTTTTTGTGTAACAGCGATCACATTGAGAACTTGATCAAACAAAATCACAATGTCATTCTACCAATAATCTTCCCTGCCTTGGAAAATAATGCTAGAAATCATTGGAACCAAGCTGTTCATAGCTCGACCTTAAATGTGCGCAAGATTTTCCATGATCTTGATCCCAAGTTGTTCAAAGAGTGCTTGCTCAAGTTTCAGGAAGATAAGTCAAAGGAACATGAGATTAAAGCAAGACACGAAGCCACTTGGCAACGGTTAGAAGAGCTCGCTGTGAAGAACTTCACAAGCAACGAAGTAGTGCTCGTTTCACGCGAAGCTTCTCATGCTGCAGCTTCATTTTAG